The genome window GGTTATTGTAGTGGAAATGTAGACATGAAATTGTGTATAAGAGCTCTAAGAATCAATGAATAAGACAGAAAGAGAAGAATTTAGAAAATTAGTTTGTAAGCAGGTCTTGGTCCTCGAAATCAAGTAGTGTAGTTTTCTTCCCCTCACTTCTGCTCCTAACatataatataagatttttttaaaagtatgaaCAATATGTAATTTGTCAGTAAATAGTAATAGATCTGTCAACAAATATCTATcactaaatattaatattaatatattaatatatacaattaaTGCCAGAATctttaaattgtgatttttattttattttttcgtaATTGATCAAATAGGCTAATCTtctaagaatataaaataattatgggtaaaagattttgttatATAAATCTCCCAAAATACATGAGTTCGACTGTTGCtgttactgataaaaaaaaatatcaattatgtGAAAGTTAATCTGGCTCCCAATACGCAACTTTTTTGTCCCAAAAGCACCCCTCGCAAGTCGCAACATCTCTAGAAGCCCAAGCCAGGTAAGTTGCATTTTCTTGGCCCTATATTACTTACCCCTCACCTTcagtttttctaattttcttaCTATGTCATCTGCAGCTTCCAGGACCTTTTTGGGTTTTGTTACTTTTCTTTGTGTTcgatgtttcttttctttctcatttgttCTTAGCCCACCCTTTTTTTAACGgcaaaatatataagtgaaagGCACTAGATGTACCCATCCAAATACAGAGTTacgaaaacaatataaaaaacacCCCCTGCTCGTTATAGTCCATTTATACACTTGTTTGCACATTAATGAATGATAACCAAAGGTTCACAACAGTCCCAAGCTTTCCACACCCATACTCCCATAGCAACAAAGAAACGGGAATATATGTAATTGTGTTTcacttatatttatataattttatgaactaaaaaaatgataaaaaaaaaagacttccgCTCAAATGTATAAAATTTTTCTCCAAcacttctttgcttttatttattaatataaaaataaagataaagatattaatttcacTTGATAGATGATGATCATtgggttaatattatttttaacttttaatagttataatttgttatctataatttaattctttttacaagAGGTTTGTAATatgtgttttttgttgttttattattaataaatattaaattaattagtaatgtTATTTGTTGTGACCAAGAAGTTTTGTTGAAAAGGGAATTACATTTGATGGTGCAGATTTTTGGCCTTACACAACCATAAAAAATAGCATTTCAATTGAAATGGAGCTTTCTGAACATATAGTTCTTTTGAGATCAAATATAACAATATATTCCTGGATGTGATTTATGTAATTTGGGATGTGATTTACATTGTCTTGCCGTTTGAAAagattatttttcttgatatgtgatgatgtgTTGTTGCTGTGTTTCTTTGTGCTCCCCTTGCTGTTAATGTGCTTTCCTTCAACAATTACTTCTATGATGATTTTTGCTTCTTAACCTCAGATTCCAAACATTTCTGGCACATTACCTTCGCAGTCTCTTCTCCCACGGATGCAGCTTTGTCATTGATGTTCTCAGTCTATTGGGTAATCCCGATATGTCTCGTTGGTTTTGTAGAGGTATAAATTTTGTCAGATTTGAATGAAACAAGAAAGCAGTCAAAAGAATTTATGGTGACTGATCTATCTATGGTGTTCTGGTCATGTTTTTGAACTCCTCTATTTAGTCCTAGTAAAGTTCAGTCACTTTTTTGTTTGACTCACTCCATTGACGTTATACTTTCCTCCTGATGATTCAAATCTATCAGTACATCGTTGCAACTATAATAGAAACTGATAGGCACTTTTAGGGGCCATTCTGATTTGCAAAATTGAGAAATTggtattttaattttggaaacttttattgtcttatattttgttgaaattttatGGCATGATTTTCATTATGACATCTTTCTTTAAGGGCCAGCTGGTCTACCCTGTGAGTTGTGACTCACTTTAAGTTGGCCATTTACTTGAACAAAATAATTTCTATCTTGCATTTGGTTCATTATCTGTATAGAATGAATAGTTGTCTCCACTTGCTTTTGGTTTAAATCACGCGGATAACATATTCAAACTTactatacatttattatttcctCAATTGGGATTATCTGGAAACAACCCTCAGCGAAGTCATCCTTCCCAAATGTCGAGTGATCAGAGTATGAACTTTATCCTGAAtatctttatcttttcatttgttAGTTGTGGATCCTTGTCTGTTTAGTCTGTCCTTCTTGAAAGGGTTGTGATGCAGCCTGGAGTGTCATTTATTCCATCTTCTATATGTGTGTGACTTATTACTGAATCATCACAATGGGGTTTTACCTTGCAGTGTTTAACATGGGAGGTGGCAATCCTGGTGGTATGATACCCGATACAGCAACTGCAGCAGCAACATGGTTCACAAGCATTTGGTAGCATGGCATAAAATGCTCAGAATCTACAGCCTGGGATGGTGACACTTCAAAACACACAACAGAATCACCCCAATTTCTCCCAGCAGAGACAACAAAATCCACAGTAATTAGGACTCGGCAATCGGCATGGATGGGTTCGGTTGAACCATGTTGATGCAGAAACATGGTTCACAAAAacttaatcaaatttttaattattttttgggttaccaaattatttttaattttgtaacgAAAActgaactgaaaaaaaaaaactggttaGTCCAGTTCGGTTAGTGGGTTAATTGGATTTATACGGCAGGCTTGTATAAAGGCATTACAATATATTGCAAGCATATGTTAGAATTTAGAAAATAGTTTCTGTGAAGAGCATAAAATGGCTGGTTGATTTGTAACTAATTGTAGGGGCGATAATCGAAAACCACGCCATCGTCGTTCGTTGAGTTTTATTATTACCAAACCCAAAGGGTGGTCTCCTTCACCCCTATCCTTTCAACATTGGAAAACATGACTACGTCTAATTTCATATGAGCGACCATTTGAGTGATTTGACCAAAATCTTGgccaattcttcatttgatatGCACTGTGTTTGGAGAAAAGATTATAAGGGTGATATTTTTTAAGAGGACTTAAAATGGTTTATCATGACATGCTTTGTTAAGCAAACGCAAGTTTAAAAATTCCTAGGCATTTCTAGCTGTTTTATCTGGATTTTAATAGATTCCTGAGCTTCAATGCATCATCAACACTGATAAAATAAATGCTAAACTGATGAAACCAGCTGTCAACATGAGTATCCGAGTGACTGCAGGGAGGGCTTCatagcctttttttttaattgccaCTGAggtaacaattaatattaatttgcctataaaaaaaagataaaaaataataataataagtagagaagaaaaaaataagtgataGATATAATTgttaaaggataaaatatgttttggtttcttataaaatttgaaaaagtattaatttggtccttaattataaatttttttataagtctctataaaaataaaatgtatttttgatgatccataataaatttttttcatggctaataaatttaattattttctctctctatttttaCAAGCACACTTACAAGATAtcagaattaattaattgtggCTTTCATATTTCCTTTTAGTCTCATCGTAAAGTATGAAAAAATCATTCAATAAGTGacgaaaaattataattgttggGGAGGGTTTagggataaaaaaattgtttgatttattttgaagcaccacaaattatttaattcttttgtaATCAAATCACAAAggtaaatttttattagttaCATCAAATTATCTAATAGAGTTGTCATTCTGaggattataaaaaatattttattattacaatgaagaaattaatataaaaaaattgataaagactaaataaaaatttttaaattttacgaaATTCCAAACTTATTTTACCCATTATTAAATGAGAATACATACAGTTGGCAAAattaaaagaggtaaaataaagaTGGTTAAGGAGATTTAGCAGACATGTTAGATGTTGTCTACGCGGAAAATTTGGAGTCCCTAAATATATAATAAGCACTGGGAACAAATTCTGTTGAACACTTTGATTTCTTGAGATGTTGTGTGTCGTTAGGATGATTCAAGGAAATTTGTTACAGCAACTGCAACATCTTTGTATAAACCATTCCAACCTGTTGTTATTCAGTGGAGAAAAAAAGGAGTGGTTAGTGTTATATTCAGTGAGCCTTACATACATCCATCAAGAGAGGTGGGAAAACACCTagttttaattgatatatatgGATCGTACGTACTTGCATGAAAGTGTAAAAGACTTACAAGTCCTTGAGGCATGTAGTATTGGATTGGAATTGTTGGAGATCCAATGAAAATATTGATGGTGGAACATTAGTGATCTTGTGCAAAATTAGGGGAAGATTGTCATCAGATGGGTGGGAGGAAGGAACCAGAGAGAAAGGTGGGGAAGTAGTTGAAGATACAGAGAAGGAGTATGTCCGGTTGCCTGGTCCAAAACTAATGGGAAGTGGAGAGGGAGGTGTAGGAGGTGATGATGTCATTGTTGGAGACTCACATCGCAAATTCATATTAAAACAATTCATATATGCATGAACCTAACTAACGGTCATATgccaaattgccaaggaaagtACCAGCCACCCGCTAGCTACTCATTCTTGCCTTCTGCGACCCAACCTTGGCTTGGATTGACTTTCAGTTTTGCCCCTTTTATGTTCCAAAAAGTGAGCATGTTAACACCATTTATGAAACAAGACACCTCCCTTTCCCTTGTTCAAATAGTCTTTGTGTTAGACacatttttaacataaaaagttggttttaaaaaatacatatactattaatttacacattttattatatgttatttatattttatttcattaaaatttcgtctttatatttatatgtgtATGTGATAATCTGGtgtcttatatattttaaacattaatgATTCTCAAAATATCACTGTCTTGAGTCCGTGCATGCTTGATAGAAAATGATGAAGGAAAGTTCAGCAACAGTACTCATACAAGACGAAGTTAACTCATAACTAATATTCAAGCATGGAAAATAAATCCATGCAATTTGACATACAGCTACACCTAACAAATCCAACACTTAAATAGCATTACATTACGTAAAAACACTAAACAGAGGATAAAATTAAGACAGGTGATGGAGTTAGcttaattaaacataatttgATGAAGAAGAATCAGTATGGGATCTCCCCAATGACGTTGCCAGGTGGGTCATAGAAACAAATGGTCAAGCTAGCCTGCTCCTTCACACACACGGCTTGAGCGCACCCCACCTCCGTCGAGTTCCTCCACACCACCTGCGTATAAACCCCGCACTCGTGCTTCCCCACGCACGTGTTGTTCTCCCGGACGTAGAATTTCTTCTCCTTCACCCACTCCTCCACCACCACGCGCGGCGCCACCTCCGTCACCCCTGCCCACAGCTGGTTCCCGCCGTACCTGCTCGCCGTTAAGTTCGCGAACTCGCACCCCTTCTTGTTCCGCTGGTAACGGACCATCAGACTCGACACGTTCCCCAGCTTCTCGCTCCAGCTGAGTGCTTCCACGCCCACTTCGGCTCTTGCCTGGTTGTGCGCCTCCAAGAACTCCCTCGCCGAGGCTGTGAGCGGCGGAGGAGGATTCTCCGGCGCGGTGGCGGCGTGGGTTAAGACAAGGAATGTGGCTAGAGAAGCCAGTGAAAACAAAGGATATTGACCGAACATGTTGTTCATATATGTGACCTTATCTAGCTCGCTCGCTCTGTCTGTTGTATAGTACTGCTATATATGCCAAAGTTGAAGTCACGGACGAGGAAATTGTTTATAACGAAGGAAGGTTAGGTGACCATTAGATTCAAGGAGCTAAAGTAGATTTACCAAGTTGCCCTTCATGTATGTTGTTCCAAATCCACTGAAACGTGTTGCCACTTGCCACAGCATACATTGGACATTCAGTGCGATCTGTATTGCAGATTGCAAGATGAGATCACAAGCGCGGGAAATAATTTGCTTAtttcagtgtttttttttttctgggttAGAGTCAAAGTCAGAGACCACGGTGTTTCTTATTCTATTCTACTGTCTAAAATTTGAGTCATACATATACAGTTttctcataaatatttaaagaattttttatcgTAATTTTATCCATTTGAATCAAATTGTCCGTCtcttacataaaataaaacatatctaGAGATTTGGAAGGTGAAACTGGGGGTGCTTAGTGATCTCTCTCTTGGATTAAGATTTGGCCAATTCAGTGTTTTTGTTTGCATATTCAAAAGTCCTAAACCATTTACTGAACATAACATTTCCgatgaa of Glycine soja cultivar W05 chromosome 1, ASM419377v2, whole genome shotgun sequence contains these proteins:
- the LOC114421201 gene encoding STS14 protein-like; the protein is MNNMFGQYPLFSLASLATFLVLTHAATAPENPPPPLTASAREFLEAHNQARAEVGVEALSWSEKLGNVSSLMVRYQRNKKGCEFANLTASRYGGNQLWAGVTEVAPRVVVEEWVKEKKFYVRENNTCVGKHECGVYTQVVWRNSTEVGCAQAVCVKEQASLTICFYDPPGNVIGEIPY